A region from the Streptomyces sp. 3214.6 genome encodes:
- a CDS encoding LPXTG cell wall anchor domain-containing protein, whose product MRISSRVGALAAVAAVAVFAAPVAAHAAPPGDNGDVKIHKSTTNEFDERNEPHVCSFYLDAFHFDGLAKVDWHIEAWAPGADSKGETVKTGSITLDGKGHGRTEDLSLADGHFKLFWNFEGEKGAAKHKEFWTECGDEEGGGGSSSSPSASPSGSASPSGSASPSGSASSSASASASASPSPSSSVSASVEPSGSAGSTPSSAAGPQGGGRLAETGNGAPVGALAGVAAVLLGAGGYLVVRRRRA is encoded by the coding sequence ATGCGTATCTCCTCCCGCGTCGGCGCCCTGGCCGCCGTCGCTGCTGTCGCGGTGTTCGCCGCGCCCGTCGCCGCCCATGCCGCCCCGCCGGGGGACAACGGCGACGTGAAGATCCACAAGTCGACGACGAACGAGTTCGACGAGCGGAACGAGCCGCATGTCTGCTCGTTCTATCTGGACGCCTTCCACTTCGACGGCCTGGCGAAGGTGGACTGGCACATCGAGGCCTGGGCGCCGGGCGCCGACTCCAAGGGCGAGACGGTCAAGACCGGCTCGATCACCCTGGACGGCAAGGGCCACGGCCGTACCGAGGACCTGTCGTTGGCGGACGGACACTTCAAGCTGTTCTGGAACTTCGAGGGCGAGAAGGGGGCCGCGAAGCACAAGGAGTTCTGGACGGAGTGCGGGGACGAGGAGGGCGGCGGTGGCAGCTCGTCGTCCCCGTCTGCGTCCCCGTCCGGGTCTGCGTCGCCTTCTGGGTCTGCGTCGCCGTCGGGGTCGGCGTCCTCGTCCGCGTCCGCGTCCGCGTCCGCGTCTCCTTCGCCGAGCTCTTCGGTGTCGGCGTCGGTGGAGCCGTCGGGTTCCGCAGGGTCGACTCCGTCGTCGGCGGCCGGCCCGCAGGGCGGCGGCAGGCTCGCCGAGACGGGCAACGGTGCGCCGGTCGGCGCTCTGGCCGGTGTCGCGGCCGTGCTGCTCGGCGCGGGCGGTTACCTGGTGGTGCGGCGGCG
- the pth gene encoding aminoacyl-tRNA hydrolase, producing MDVTTDANAPWLIVGLGNPGPEYAMNRHNVGFMVADLLAERIGGRFKRAGKAQAQVVEGRIGPPGMGSRRVVLAKPMSFMNLSGGPVNALRDFYKVPVANIVAVHDELDIDYGVLRLKLGGGDNGHNGLKSMTKAMGAEYHRVRFGIGRPPGRMQVADFVLKDFSSAERKELDYFVDRAADAVEALVLEGLERAQSTYNS from the coding sequence ATGGACGTGACGACCGACGCCAATGCCCCCTGGTTGATCGTGGGCCTCGGCAATCCTGGTCCGGAGTACGCCATGAACCGGCACAACGTCGGGTTCATGGTGGCCGATCTGCTGGCCGAGCGGATCGGGGGGAGGTTCAAGCGGGCGGGGAAGGCGCAGGCGCAGGTCGTCGAGGGCCGGATCGGTCCGCCGGGGATGGGGAGCCGGCGGGTGGTGCTGGCGAAGCCGATGTCGTTCATGAACCTGTCGGGTGGTCCGGTGAACGCGTTGCGGGACTTCTACAAGGTGCCGGTGGCGAACATCGTGGCGGTGCATGACGAGCTGGACATCGATTACGGGGTGCTGCGGCTGAAGCTGGGCGGTGGGGACAACGGGCACAACGGGCTGAAGTCGATGACGAAGGCGATGGGCGCGGAGTACCACCGGGTGCGGTTCGGGATCGGGCGGCCGCCGGGGCGGATGCAGGTGGCGGACTTTGTGCTGAAGGATTTCTCGTCGGCGGAGCGCAAGGAGCTGGACTACTTCGTGGATCGGGCGGCGGATGCGGTGGAGGCGTTGGTGCTGGAGGGGTTGGAGCGGGCGCAAAGCACGTACAACTCCTGA
- a CDS encoding 50S ribosomal protein L25/general stress protein Ctc, whose protein sequence is MSEVKISAETRSEFGKGAARRIRRDSKVPGVLYGHGSDPLHLTLPGHELLLALRTPNVLIALDIDGKTNELAIPKSVQRDPIKGFLEHVDLQLVKRGETVTVEIPVHAEGELAAGGNLLEHVLNALPVEAEATHIPEAVTVSVEGLEAGASVLAKDITLPKGTKLAVDGETVVLQILAAQAEEAPEGEAAEGAESAEA, encoded by the coding sequence ATGTCCGAGGTCAAGATCTCCGCCGAGACCCGCAGCGAGTTCGGTAAGGGTGCGGCGCGTCGTATCCGCCGTGACAGCAAGGTTCCCGGTGTTCTCTACGGTCACGGTTCCGACCCGCTGCACCTCACGCTTCCGGGCCACGAGCTGCTGCTCGCGCTGCGTACGCCGAACGTCCTGATCGCGCTGGACATCGACGGCAAGACGAACGAGCTGGCGATCCCGAAGTCCGTGCAGCGTGACCCGATCAAGGGTTTCCTGGAGCACGTCGACCTGCAGCTGGTCAAGCGCGGCGAGACGGTCACGGTCGAGATCCCGGTGCACGCCGAGGGTGAGCTGGCGGCGGGTGGCAACCTGCTGGAGCACGTCCTGAACGCGCTTCCGGTCGAGGCCGAGGCCACGCACATCCCCGAGGCCGTCACGGTGTCGGTGGAGGGTCTGGAGGCCGGCGCGTCGGTTCTCGCGAAGGACATCACCCTGCCGAAGGGCACCAAGCTGGCCGTCGACGGCGAGACGGTCGTCCTGCAGATCCTGGCCGCGCAGGCGGAGGAGGCCCCGGAGGGCGAGGCCGCCGAGGGTGCAGAGTCCGCCGAGGCCTGA